Within Nitrospirae bacterium CG2_30_53_67, the genomic segment GTTCATCAGCTTATGGACGGTCTGGTCTCCTTTCTCCCGTCCCCAGGGCAAAGCGCCGAGGTGAACCCGATCAAAGGGACCAACTCCAGGTCTTCCGAAGAGGTGACCCGGCGTCCTTCCCCTGAGGAGCCTTTTTCCGCCCAGGTCTTCAAGACCATTGTGGACCCCTTCACCGGAAAACTTTCACTTTTCAGGGTCTATTCCGGCGTCCTGCATTCTGATTCCACGGTTTTAAACGCCAACCGGGACGAGAAGGAACGGGTGGGACACCTTTTTTGCCTGTATGGAAAAGATCAGAAACCCGTGGATGAAATCGGACCTGGACAGCTCGGCGCCGTAGCCAAACTCAAGAATACATCCACCGGGGATACTCTTTGTGACGATAAGGCCCCGATCAAACTTTCTCCGCTCATTTTTCCTGAGCCCATCATTTCCTATGCCATAGAACCCAAGTCCAAAGGGGATGAAGACAAACTGAGCAATGCCCTCCATCGGATCAGTGAGGAGGAACCGACCCTGAGGGTCCATCGTCATGAGGAGACCATGGAGTTGATCGCCTCGGTCATGGGCGAGGTGCATATGGAGGTCATCCTTTCCGCCCTGAAACGAAAGTTCGGTGTGGAGGTGACCCTCAAGGCGCCCAGGATCCCTTACAAGGAGACGATCCGGAAAAAAGTGGAGGTCCAGGGCAAGTACAAGAAACAATCCGGGGGACGGGGCCAGTACGGGGATGTCTGGATCCGTTTTAAACCTCTTCCGAGGGGGGGAGGCTTCCAGTTCCAGGATGAGATTGTGGGAGGGGTGGTGCCCAGGCAATATATCCCTGCCGTGGAAAAAGGGCTGCTGGATGCGATCAAGAGCGGTCCCCTGGCCGGGTCTCCGATTGTGGATGTCCAGGCCGCCCTTTACTATGGATCCTACCATGACGTGGATTCCTCTGAAATGGCCTTCAAGATTGCAGCCTCCATGGCCCTGAAAAAGGCCTGGGCCGAGGCCGATCCGGTTCTTCTGGAACCGATCATGAAACTTCAGGTCATCGTGCCGGATGAGTTTATCGGAGGCGTCATCAGCGATCTGAATTCCAAGCGGGGCAAGGTCCTCGGGTTTGAAACCAGAGGAGTGACTCAGGTGGTAACCGCTTTGATCCCCATGGCTGAAACCCTCCAGTATTCTGCCTCATTGCGGTCTATCACTGGTGGAAGAGGTTATTTCGAAATGGGTTTTGACCATTATGAAGAACTCCCCGCACACCTGTCAGAGAAGGTGATCGAGGCAGAGAGAAAGGTAAAGGAGAAGGTACAGGAGTAAGGTATCCCGTTTACGTGATAGGGGAGGCCCCCTTTTCAGGGCATGAGCAAAAATCTCTAAGTATTGAATAAAACGAAAAAACTTGACTTTCTGCAGGAGGATATAGTATTTTTAAATAAAGGCTTTATGGTTTCTTCCGTGCGGAATGATCGGGGAGGAAAATGAATGACCAAGGCAGACATTGTAGAGGAAGTCTATAGCAGAGTCGGATTTTCCAAGAAAGAATCTGCGGAAGTTGTTGAAACCGTTATGGAAACGATAAAAAAGACATTAGAAGGCGGCAAAACGGTTAAAATAGCCGGCTTCGGAAACTTTGTGATCCGCAGCAAGGGATCCAGAAAAGGGCGGAATCCCAAGACCGGCCAGGAAATAGAGATTACACCGCGGCGTGTGGTGACGTTCAAACCCAGCCAAGTCCTGAAAGAGCATATCTTAAACTATAAACCCTCCGGTGGTGAGTCGGCTGAGGGGGGTGAACCTGCTTAGTGGCCCTATTCGTAAATACGGTGACGTATTTTTCTATTGATGATGAATTCTTTTTTTTAAACCATGCAAAAAATACCGAACAAATTCTTCTTTCGAATCGGCGAGGTCAGCAAGCTGACCGGCGTTGAACCGCATGTCCTCCGCTATTGGGAGACCGAGTTCAAGAGCCTGCACCCGAAAAAGAATAAGGCCGGCCAGCGGGTCTATAAGAAAAAGGACGTCATGCTGATCCTGAGCATCAAGGAGCTCCTCTATCAGCAGAAATATACCATCGCCGGCGCCAAGAAAAGGATCGAATCGGAGCAGGATCTTAACGTCCTCTCCGTATCCAACCCCGGTCTCAAAGACACCCTCCATGAAGTGAAGGAAGAGCTGAAGGAAGTCCTCAAGGTTCTTTCATAATGGCGTTTGACATCTCTATCTCTTCGTTACGGCAGGTCACCGGTATTCATCTCCGCGCCTGGATCAGGATCTTGATCTTTTCTTAAAAGGATATAGAGCTTCCCTCCGGATTTGAGATGCCCTGCCGTGGCCGCGGCAGAATCGCCCTCTCCGAGAAAGATGTCAACCCTCTGATGCCCCCGAATGGCTCCACCTGTATCCTGGCTCACGGCAAATCCCCCCCGCTCTTGCCATCCATTGATTTCTCCTAACTGGTTGAAGAGGGGAAAACGGGCGCTGTAATAACAGAGGCTTCCCGTGGGGATGACGGCCGGGTCCGTGGCCAGGGAGCGGTAAGGTGTAAGAACCATGTCTCCGGCCCCCTGCGGCCCGGCCTCGGTGGTTTTGAAAAAGATATACCGTTCATTGCGGTTCATGATCTCTTCCTGCTCTCCGGGGTGCAGGCGAAGATATTTTTTAATCGTCGGGAGAGTGACTTCATGGGTTTCGAGCCTCCCCTGGTTGATGAGGACCTTGCCCAGGGATGTATAGGACCGCCCGTTGCTTCCGTCGTATCGCACCCGGACCGTGCTTCCGTCAGGAAGGCGGATGATCCCGGACCCTTGAACATGGAGAAAAAAACGCTCAACCGGATCATCGAGGTAGAGGAGTTCCAGACCTCGGCCGGATAATGTCCCCTGGGTGTCGATCTCCTTCCGGGTAAAATGACCCTGCTTCGCCGAGGAAAAGGGGATGAACCCAAGGCAGGAAGGACTGTTTTTTGTGATGAGGTCATCGGGCCTGCGGTAGAGAGGGTAGCGAAAGCGTTCAGTCGGTTTCAAGCTTCCCTGAAGCAGAGGGGAATAATATCCTGTGAATAAGATGGGGCCGGGGACCTCATACAGATCAAATGCCTGTCTAATTCGGCCGTTCAGTTCGGATGCGTCTTTGGCATCCGAGAGGATTTGGAGAAAAGAGGAGAGGGCCTCTTGGAGGTCCCTTGCGGTGCAGGATCGATTCCCGATCATGACCTGATCTTGAGGTTTTAGCCGGGACACGGCCTCAAGGGAATTTTGCACGGCGCTTTTTATGGACTCGAGGTGTCCGGTATCTTCCATGAGCGGATAGGCATCCGTTCTTGCGAACGGGATCCCGGAGGTTTTTGGGGGATGCAGAGGAATGCAGCCCTGGAGAATCATCAGAAAAAGAATAAAAAGGCACCGGCGCTTCATCCCTCATTCCCTGGGTATGGCGAGCATCCGGTCCAGCGCCGCCTTGGCGCGGACACGAATCTCTTCGGGTACGGTGATGACGGTCTCCATGGTCTCGAGCGACCGGGCCACAAGTTCGAGGGTCGTTCGCTTCATGTTCTGGCAGGTCAGTATGGGAAGGTCCCAGGGCGCGGGATCGTCGGAGAGGATGTAGAACCTCTTGCCCGGGTTCTGTTTCCGGAGATTATAGAGAAGCCCCCGTTCGGTTCCGATGATGAACTCCCTGGCCGGAGATTTCCCGGCATAGCGGAGCATGCCGGAGGTGCTGGTCACATGATCGGCGAGTTTGAGCACATCCATGGGGCATTCGGGGTGCGCCATGAACAGGGCATCCGGATGCTCGGTGCGGGCCTTCTTCACCATTTCCACGGTGACCAAATTGTGGACGATGCAAAACCCCTTCCACGCGATGATCTCCTTGCTCGTGAACTGCCGGGCATAGGCGGCCAGGTTCTTGTCCGGGATGCAGATCACCCGGTCCGAGTCCAGGGAATTGATCACGTTCACCACATTGGCCGAGGTGCAGCAGATGTCGCTTTCGGCCTTGACCGCGGCCGAGGTATTGACATAGGCCGCCACAGGCACGCCGGGGTGTTGCTCCTTCATCCTGCGCAGTTTCTCAACCGTCACCATATCGGCCATGGGGCATCCGGCGTACCAGGCCGGGAGGAGCACGGTCTTTCCCGGGTTGAGGATGGCTGCGCTTTCCGCCATGAAGTGGACGCCGCAAAAGACAATGACCTCCGCATCGGCGTCCACGGCCCGTCGGGAGAGTTCCAGGGAGTCGCCGGTGTAGTCCGCAATCTCCTGCACCTCGTCCACCTGGTAGTTGTGCGCCAGGATCACGGCGTTCCGCTTCTTTTTCAATGCCAGGACTTTATGACTGAGTTCTTCAATGACTTGTGCGGACGGTTCGTTCATTTTCCCTCCAGAATCACAGGGCTTTCACTCAATAGAATGTCCGCCGAGCCGCCGGATACGGGATAGGTCTTCATGGCGAATGCCTGGTCATCATCGGATAGATTGCGGCCGAATTCGGCGGCAGGAACGATCTCCGTGGCTGTGATGGTTGTACCCGTGAGACCCGTCAGAGTCAAAGATTTGGTATCGCCTGGAAGATAGCCGGGTTCGTCGAAGTCATCCCACCAGGCGATATAGATGGGCAGGCTGTTTTTCTCGATACGAAAAACATAAACATGCTCGCTCTCCGTGCCTTCGTGCAGAATCGTAAGGCTGCTCCAGTCCGCATCCCCCAGTTTCTCGGTCATCTTTTGATAGGTGTAATAGCCCAGTTTTTTAATACCCAGCCCCAGGTCATTCGAGCCTTCTCCATCGTAGATCAGTCCGGTGTGATCAAAGTAGCTGTCCTGGTTTTTAAATCCTTCCATCAAACCAAAAGCCGGGAAGACCTTGTCCACGCCTCGGGACAGGGGGTAGATGAATCTCTTGAAATAGTCGCCGGCTTGCTGGGCCTCGGTCTGCATGGGCTGTTCATCCGTGGGACTGCCGGAGTAGGCCCCCATCTCGGTGATCCAGATCGGTATATCGGATGGAAAGCCGTCGGTCGTGAGTGTGGATCGGATATGGTCGAGGACATCTTTGCCGCCGGCCGTCTCCCTCAGGCGGTATTCACCGAGTGCATTGCCATACCAGTGGAAATCAAAAATGTCCACGTATTGACCTCCCAATTCAGCGAGAATAGGGGCGTAGAACTGGTCAAATTCCCATATGTAATTGTATGGAAAACCTGTCGCGCCCCCGATCAGGACTTTGCAGTCAGGGCAGACCTGTTTGACGGCCTGGTAAGTGATCATCTGCAACCCGGCAAAATCCGAGCGGTTATCGTTCGTGGGTTCATTCCCGACCTGCCAGTACTTGATCGGATTGAGAAGCCCGGGCATGTCTTCTAAGCCGTCGCCATCGTATCGTTCCACGGTTGCCTTTACGAAAGCAGCATATTGAGCCTCATCAATGGGGAGCCATGAGCCGGGGAGACATCGGCCCTGGTCCATCCGCGCTTGAGGGGAGATATTCGCGATGATGCTGATATCTGTCGGGACCTTTCCATATTCATCATCATTCAGAGAAAAGTCAAAGGCGTTCACCGCAAGATCCGGCTGGATCACCGACCATAAGGCATATAATGAAGGCCGGGTGAACCTGACCCCGATATGGAGGGCATCCGTATAACCATTGTCTTGATACCCTTGCTTGGAAACCTCCGCAGGATGAAAGCCGAAGGGAGATCCTTGTTCTATACCGGAAGACGTCCCCTGCCGGTTGGTTCCGACATCCACATGGCTGCTCAGGCTGTTATGGTCTCCGTTATCGGCGCCTCCGCCGTCTCTGACTCCGCATCCTGCCATCAACAGCAGGAGAATCAGGAAGAGGAACCATGAGTGAGTGGGATGTGTCGGAATTTTTTTCATCTTGACCTTTAAAAAACGCGTTCTTTAAAAGGTTTCGGGCTCTCCTCAGGATAACAGCCATTCGGCATTCCGCTGAGAAGATGCATTTCAAAAAAAGCGGCCGGCTCTCAGACATGAGCTGACAACAAGCCCGAAAAGGGGACCGTAAGGCAGAATTCAGTCCGAACGGCCGCGATGATGGGATTATATGAATAAATGGCGATAGAGGCAAGGGAG encodes:
- a CDS encoding translation elongation factor G; translated protein: MAKLDPSSVRNLGMIGHGGVGKTSLGEAMLFNTKVTTRLNRVDDHNSILDFLPEEIDRKSTISSSMAMVPWNGTDLYFMDTPGYTNFLADTKGVLKAMDSALVLLSAVSGVKVETEKVWSYAMEYGIPKMVFINKMDRDRADFYRALESMESILKKTPLVITLPIGKEAGFKGVFNLLSMKACEYAENGSGTFSTTSEVPQELKDQVEHYREQLVETAVENDDQLLERYLEGGEIKDQELLSAISKGTLHGKFVPVYCGSAVKNIGVHQLMDGLVSFLPSPGQSAEVNPIKGTNSRSSEEVTRRPSPEEPFSAQVFKTIVDPFTGKLSLFRVYSGVLHSDSTVLNANRDEKERVGHLFCLYGKDQKPVDEIGPGQLGAVAKLKNTSTGDTLCDDKAPIKLSPLIFPEPIISYAIEPKSKGDEDKLSNALHRISEEEPTLRVHRHEETMELIASVMGEVHMEVILSALKRKFGVEVTLKAPRIPYKETIRKKVEVQGKYKKQSGGRGQYGDVWIRFKPLPRGGGFQFQDEIVGGVVPRQYIPAVEKGLLDAIKSGPLAGSPIVDVQAALYYGSYHDVDSSEMAFKIAASMALKKAWAEADPVLLEPIMKLQVIVPDEFIGGVISDLNSKRGKVLGFETRGVTQVVTALIPMAETLQYSASLRSITGGRGYFEMGFDHYEELPAHLSEKVIEAERKVKEKVQE
- a CDS encoding integration host factor subunit alpha, with the translated sequence MTKADIVEEVYSRVGFSKKESAEVVETVMETIKKTLEGGKTVKIAGFGNFVIRSKGSRKGRNPKTGQEIEITPRRVVTFKPSQVLKEHILNYKPSGGESAEGGEPA
- a CDS encoding MerR family transcriptional regulator; this encodes MQKIPNKFFFRIGEVSKLTGVEPHVLRYWETEFKSLHPKKNKAGQRVYKKKDVMLILSIKELLYQQKYTIAGAKKRIESEQDLNVLSVSNPGLKDTLHEVKEELKEVLKVLS
- a CDS encoding quinolinate synthase, yielding MNEPSAQVIEELSHKVLALKKKRNAVILAHNYQVDEVQEIADYTGDSLELSRRAVDADAEVIVFCGVHFMAESAAILNPGKTVLLPAWYAGCPMADMVTVEKLRRMKEQHPGVPVAAYVNTSAAVKAESDICCTSANVVNVINSLDSDRVICIPDKNLAAYARQFTSKEIIAWKGFCIVHNLVTVEMVKKARTEHPDALFMAHPECPMDVLKLADHVTSTSGMLRYAGKSPAREFIIGTERGLLYNLRKQNPGKRFYILSDDPAPWDLPILTCQNMKRTTLELVARSLETMETVITVPEEIRVRAKAALDRMLAIPRE